Proteins from a genomic interval of Musa acuminata AAA Group cultivar baxijiao chromosome BXJ1-9, Cavendish_Baxijiao_AAA, whole genome shotgun sequence:
- the LOC135593538 gene encoding GATA transcription factor 8-like isoform X1: MEDGMGDLFDHIEDLLDFPDDVLGLAEPCGHNGGLLLPSLPVPAANGLPGGVGDDALHGFTTRSNNKFSGEEHKLGSCDELDIVQLEWMSKFLDDSDSFSLDLPSCDGINNNANGEDNGVQTKARGHHSFFRTSSPVSVLEADTMGGGGGGDSYSSSSSSSSTSASYSNRGNDTTILLPPLSPPEPPSVLVVPARARSKRPRPATFSPRHHVAAPYLPPSSDAVPVPNPLSAATSSDPESIGETCPAPPPPKKKKSKKKSPATAATADGEESGPPPPVRKCMHCEIQKTPQWRAGPMGPKTLCNACGVRYKSGRLFPEYRPAASPTFVPSIHSNSHKKVVEMRINASQKCATEGAATSSSSDGCDLLEYIRRRE; encoded by the exons ATGGAGGACGGCATGGGTGACCTGTTCGATCACATTGAAGACTTGCTCGATTTCCCCGACGACGTGCTGGGGCTGGCGGAGCCCTGCGGCCACAACGGGGGTCTTCTTCTACCTTCCCTTCCTGTGCCCGCTGCCAACGGGCTTCCAGGTGGCGTTGGAGACGACGCGCTCCACGGCTTCACCACCCGAAGCAACAACAAGTTCAGCGGGGAGGAGCACAAACTCGGCTCA TGTGATGAGCTTGACATCGTGCAGCTTGAATGGATGTCCAAATTCCTCGACGACTCTGATTCCTTCTCCCTCGACCTCCCGAGCTGCGACGGCATCAACAACAATGCCAATGGCGAAGACAACGGTGTCCAAACAAAAGCCAGAGGCCACCACTCTTTCTTCCGCACCTCCAGCCCGGTCTCCGTCCTTGAAGCGGACACCAtgggcggcggaggcggcggcgactcctactcctcttcctcttcctcttcctcgacttCGGCTTCGTACTCTAACCGCGGCAACGATACAACAATACTGCTTCCTCCTCTCAGTCCGCCGGAGCCGCCTTCGGTTTTGGTGGTTCCCGCCCGCGCACGCAGCAAGCGCCCGCGTCCTGCCACCTTCTCGCCTCGTCACCACGTCGCCGCCCCCTACCTGCCACCATCCTCAGACGCGGTCCCCGTCCCCAACCCGCtctccgcagccacctcctcagaCCCCGAGAGCATCGGCGAGACCTGCCCCGCGCCTCCTcccccgaagaagaagaagagcaagaagAAGAGCCCGGCCACGGCCGCGACCGCCGACGGCGAGGAATCGGGGCCGCCTCCCCCGGTGAGGAAGTGCATGCACTGCGAGATACAGAAGACCCCGCAGTGGAGAGCCGGCCCAATGGGGCCCAAGACTCTCTGCAACGCCTGCGGCGTCCGGTACAAGTCCGGGCGGCTCTTCCCGGAGTACCGCCCCGCCGCCAGTCCCACCTTCGTCCCATCCATCCACTCCAACTCCCACAAGAAGGTGGTCGAAATGCGCATCAATGCGAGCCAGAAGTGCGCCACCGAGGGCGCTGCCACATCCTCCTCCTCCGACGGCTGCGATCTCCTCGAGTACATTCGCCGGCGGGAGtga
- the LOC135593538 gene encoding GATA transcription factor 8-like isoform X2, with translation MEDGMGDLFDHIEDLLDFPDDVLGLAEPCGHNGGLLLPSLPVPAANGLPGGVGDDALHGFTTRSNNKFSGEEHKLGSLEWMSKFLDDSDSFSLDLPSCDGINNNANGEDNGVQTKARGHHSFFRTSSPVSVLEADTMGGGGGGDSYSSSSSSSSTSASYSNRGNDTTILLPPLSPPEPPSVLVVPARARSKRPRPATFSPRHHVAAPYLPPSSDAVPVPNPLSAATSSDPESIGETCPAPPPPKKKKSKKKSPATAATADGEESGPPPPVRKCMHCEIQKTPQWRAGPMGPKTLCNACGVRYKSGRLFPEYRPAASPTFVPSIHSNSHKKVVEMRINASQKCATEGAATSSSSDGCDLLEYIRRRE, from the exons ATGGAGGACGGCATGGGTGACCTGTTCGATCACATTGAAGACTTGCTCGATTTCCCCGACGACGTGCTGGGGCTGGCGGAGCCCTGCGGCCACAACGGGGGTCTTCTTCTACCTTCCCTTCCTGTGCCCGCTGCCAACGGGCTTCCAGGTGGCGTTGGAGACGACGCGCTCCACGGCTTCACCACCCGAAGCAACAACAAGTTCAGCGGGGAGGAGCACAAACTCGGCTCA CTTGAATGGATGTCCAAATTCCTCGACGACTCTGATTCCTTCTCCCTCGACCTCCCGAGCTGCGACGGCATCAACAACAATGCCAATGGCGAAGACAACGGTGTCCAAACAAAAGCCAGAGGCCACCACTCTTTCTTCCGCACCTCCAGCCCGGTCTCCGTCCTTGAAGCGGACACCAtgggcggcggaggcggcggcgactcctactcctcttcctcttcctcttcctcgacttCGGCTTCGTACTCTAACCGCGGCAACGATACAACAATACTGCTTCCTCCTCTCAGTCCGCCGGAGCCGCCTTCGGTTTTGGTGGTTCCCGCCCGCGCACGCAGCAAGCGCCCGCGTCCTGCCACCTTCTCGCCTCGTCACCACGTCGCCGCCCCCTACCTGCCACCATCCTCAGACGCGGTCCCCGTCCCCAACCCGCtctccgcagccacctcctcagaCCCCGAGAGCATCGGCGAGACCTGCCCCGCGCCTCCTcccccgaagaagaagaagagcaagaagAAGAGCCCGGCCACGGCCGCGACCGCCGACGGCGAGGAATCGGGGCCGCCTCCCCCGGTGAGGAAGTGCATGCACTGCGAGATACAGAAGACCCCGCAGTGGAGAGCCGGCCCAATGGGGCCCAAGACTCTCTGCAACGCCTGCGGCGTCCGGTACAAGTCCGGGCGGCTCTTCCCGGAGTACCGCCCCGCCGCCAGTCCCACCTTCGTCCCATCCATCCACTCCAACTCCCACAAGAAGGTGGTCGAAATGCGCATCAATGCGAGCCAGAAGTGCGCCACCGAGGGCGCTGCCACATCCTCCTCCTCCGACGGCTGCGATCTCCTCGAGTACATTCGCCGGCGGGAGtga
- the LOC135586822 gene encoding uncharacterized protein LOC135586822 has product MLNDYVAGKSSAKMRAPKIASSSLVATLTCLQFAFAMYATFLLYYMSPSVDLRSKADFSWATRIAQHWKQFIGHPHVMSSIQDIPAVVDSPAAVCEFEQIDFSQKKSDDALMIKLKRELYDEVLAFQKANSGTESLAELTRMKSKWSRGGPNIPKITVILNHFKRKTLCAQLDSLLNQTLPFHHLWVLSFGSPNEVSLRRIVESYNNSRISFISSSYDFKYYGRFQMALQTEADFVYILDDDMIPGKKMLEILSHVGGTDKYRNSVLGSIGRILPFRQKDFTFPSYRKFLSKEAGLYLPDPAYDITVERIVQVDFLSSSWFLSADLVKTLFVETPFTFMTGEDLHLSYQLRKYRDAGSYVLPIDPSDKDTWGDSEHRLAYVSETTVIFKDVVRVRDDQWWRALSAGYVTQWAAMYPQKIDALFYAHSLGEVRALAPLLEKFRTTVGRKAYIVVSGGSFCSCQEAVTVLRWPENVCRERRFKIFDLEIGAISGASNSEVPVVQAVYSSLKGLLKIHNPSLLIAVDDVDQKVKNALKMAAEGTANVTALVLLPRAAVPKVLWMADLRPIALPSWNRMRITVNVITQNRATSLRRLLGSLQNAYYLGDEVRLSFNMDSKVDQETLKVVGSFRWAQGPKFIRRRIIHGGLIRAVSESWYPSDDDDFGLLLEDDIEVSPYYYVWIKYALLSYHYDPQVSLPELASISLYTPRLVEVVKERPKWNATEFFKKIHPNTPYLHQLPCSWGAVFFPKHWREFYAYMNARFTEDAKQNPVQIPKSRTNGWQASWKKFLIDMMYLRGYVSLYPNFPNQASFSTNHMEPGAHISAKDNVVKHNKEDFEVPLMKAEFTKLLPAGKLPPANKLPVLNLFNQAVSLKALKAAGAKLRQDLISCDEAEIVTVDHSTGLPRNCTRF; this is encoded by the exons ATGCTCAACGACTATGTCGCTGGCAAGTCTTCGGCCAAGATGAGGGCTCCTAAGATTGCCTCCTCTAGCCTTGTTGCGACGCTCACCTGCCTCCAGTTCGCCTTCGCCATGTACGCCACCTTCCTCCTCTACTACATGAGCCCCTCCGTCGACCTGCGCAGCAAGGCGGACTTCTCCTGGGCCACCCGCATCGCCCAGCACTGGAAGCAATTCATCGGCCACCCGCATGTGATGTCGAGCATCCAAGACATCCCCGCCGTCGTCGACTCGCCCGCTGCGGTCTGCGAGTTCGAACAGATTGATTTCTCGCAGAAGAAATCGGACGACGCACTGATGATCAAGCTGAAGAGGGAGCTCTACGACGAGGTGTTGGCGTTCCAGAAGGCAAACTCGGGGACCGAGTCCCTCGCGGAGCTCACGAGGATGAAGTCCAAGTGGAGCCGCGGCGGCCCCAACATCCCCAAGATCACTGTGATCTTGAACCATTTCAAGAGGAAGACGCTGTGTGCTCAGCTGGATTCGTTGCTGAACCAGACACTGCCGTTTCATCATCTCTGGGTGCTCTCTTTCGGCAGCCCAAACGAGGTCTCACTGAGACGAATCGTGGAGAGCTACAACAATTCGAGGATCAGCTTCATCAGTTCAAGCTACGACTTCAAGTACTACGGGAGGTTTCAGATGGCCCTACAGACTGAAGCCGACTTCGTGTATATTCTGGATGACGACATGATTCCTGGCAAGAAGATGCTGGAGATACTGTCCCATGTCGGAGGGACAGACAAGTACAGGAACTCGGTTCTCGGCAGCATCGGAAGGATCTTGCCTTTCCGGCAGAAGGACTTCACATTTCCAAGTTACAGGAAGTTCCTGTCTAAGGAAGCAGGACTGTATCTTCCCGATCCTGCTTACGATATCACCGTCGAAAGGATCGTGCAGGTTGACTTCTTGTCAAGTTCTTGGTTTCTGTCCGCAGATCTCGTCAAGACGTTGTTCGTGGAGACGCCATTTACTTTCATGACCGGTGAAGACCTGCATCTCAG CTATCAGCTTCGGAAGTACAGAGACGCAGGATCGTACGTGCTGCCCATAGATCCCAGTGACAAGGACACATGGGGTGACAGTGAGCACAGACTCGCATATGTTTCCGAGACCACCGTCATCTTCAAGGATGTTGTCCGAGTCCGGGATGACCAATGGTGGCGTGCCTTGTCCGCCGGTTATGTCACTCAGTGGGCTGCCATGTACCCTCAGAAAATAGACGCTCTGTTCTACGCCCATTCCCTCGGTGAAGTGAGAGCCCTTGCCCCTCTTCTCGAGAAGTTCCGTACGACTGTAGGAAGGAAAGCCTACATCGTCGTCTCCGGTGGGAGTTTCTGCTCTTGCCAAGAAGCTGTGACTGTTCTCAGGTGGCCGGAGAACGTTTGCAGGGAGAGGAGGTTCAAGATCTTCGACCTGGAAATCGGAGCGATCTCAGGGGCGTCGAACTCGGAGGTTCCGGTGGTGCAGGCGGTGTACTCCAGCCTGAaggggcttctcaagatccacaaCCCAAGTTTGCTGATCGCAGTCGATGATGTCGATCAAAAAGTGAAGAACGCGCTAAAGATGGCTGCCGAGGGCACTGCAAACGTCACCGCTCTGGTTCTTCTTCCCAGGGCTGCTGTGCCAAAGGTTCTATGGATGGCTGATCTGCGACCGATTGCATTGCCGA GTTGGAACCGGATGCGGATCACTGTGAACGTCATCACCCAGAACCGTGCAACCTCTCTTCGGAGACTTCTTGGATCTCTCCAGAATGCGTATTATCTCGGCGACGAGGTGCGTCTCAGCTTCAACATGGACAGCAAGGTCGACCAGGAGACGCTCAAGGTGGTCGGGTCCTTTCGATGGGCACAGGGGCCAAAGTTCATTCGCCGTAGGATCATCCATGGCGGGCTGATCCGAGCCGTGAGCGAGAGCTGGTACCCCTCCGACGACGACGACTTCGGCCTCCTGCTCGAAGATGACATCGAGGTCTCTCCCTACTACTACGTGTGGATCAAGTACGCACTGTTGTCCTACCACTACGACCCCCAAGTCTCCCTCCCGGAGCTCGCATCCATCTCCCTGTACACACCCCGGCTGGTGGAGGTGGTGAAAGAGAGGCCCAAATGGAACGCCACCGAGTTCTTCAAGAAGATCCACCCCAACACACCGTATCTGCACCAGCTCCCCTGCAGTTGGGGGGCCGTGTTCTTCCCCAAGCACTGGAGGGAGTTCTACGCCTACATGAACGCAAGGTTCACCGAGGACGCCAAGCAGAACCCGGTGCAGATCCCCAAGTCGAGGACCAACGGGTGGCAGGCGTCGTGGAAGAAGTTTCTCATCGACATGATGTACCTGCGAGGTTACGTCAGCCTCTACCCCAACTTCCCAAACCAAGCAAGCTTCTCGACCAACCACATGGAGCCCGGCGCGCACATCAGCGCAAAGGACAACGTGGTGAAGCATAACAAGGAGGACTTCGAGGTGCCATTGATGAAGGCCGAGTTCACCAAGTTGCTACCTGCAGGGAAGCTGCCTCCGGCTAACAAGTTGCCGGTGCTCAACCTGTTCAACCAGGCGGTGTCTTTGAAAGCCTTGAAGGCAGCGGGTGCGAAGCTTCGGCAGGATCTGATCAGCTGCGACGAGGCGGAGATCGTCACGGTGGATCACAGCACTGGTTTGCCCAGGAATTGCACGAGGTTCTGA